Proteins co-encoded in one Lysobacter solisilvae genomic window:
- a CDS encoding ABC transporter permease: MLPTSRPLPPLARTCLLVLAALAAVCWLGPWLTGFDPHAPDWNALSVRPGVAGHGFGTDAIGRDVFARTLAGGRLSLTVGLLASVVALVIGVGYGAVAGLAGGRVERAMVRVLDVFSALPFLLVVILLLTLFERSLGLLLAAIGGYVWIDLARVMRAEAARLREAPFVLAARAAGASFRQRLHWHVLPHLLPLAFVYLGLILPQAILVESFLGFLGLSVDEPSASWGTLLSEGVQELDSAPWTLLFPAVFLVTTLAAFQFLGDGLRDWLDVRDTGTTA, encoded by the coding sequence ATGCTGCCCACGTCCCGACCGCTGCCGCCGCTGGCACGCACCTGCCTGCTGGTGCTGGCGGCGCTGGCCGCGGTGTGCTGGCTCGGCCCCTGGCTGACCGGGTTCGATCCGCACGCCCCGGACTGGAACGCGCTGTCGGTGCGGCCGGGCGTGGCGGGCCACGGTTTCGGCACCGACGCCATCGGCCGTGACGTGTTCGCGCGCACGCTGGCCGGAGGGCGCCTGTCGCTCACTGTCGGCCTGCTGGCCAGCGTGGTCGCGCTGGTGATCGGCGTGGGTTACGGCGCCGTCGCCGGCCTGGCCGGGGGGCGCGTGGAGCGGGCGATGGTGCGGGTGCTCGACGTGTTCAGCGCCCTGCCGTTCCTGCTGGTGGTCATCCTGCTGCTGACCCTGTTCGAGCGTTCCCTCGGCCTGTTGCTGGCCGCGATCGGCGGCTACGTCTGGATCGACCTGGCGCGGGTGATGCGCGCCGAGGCCGCGCGCCTGCGCGAAGCCCCCTTCGTGCTGGCCGCCCGCGCCGCGGGCGCCAGCTTCCGCCAGCGGCTGCACTGGCACGTGCTGCCGCACCTGCTGCCGCTGGCCTTCGTCTACCTGGGACTGATCCTGCCGCAGGCCATCCTGGTCGAGAGCTTCCTGGGGTTCCTGGGCCTGAGCGTGGACGAGCCCTCCGCCAGCTGGGGCACCCTGCTCAGCGAAGGCGTGCAGGAGCTGGACAGCGCGCCGTGGACGCTGCTGTTCCCGGCCGTGTTCCTGGTGACGACCCTGGCGGCCTTCCAGTTCCTCGGCGACGGCCTGCGCGACTGGCTCGACGTGCGCGACACGGGCACGACCGCGTGA
- a CDS encoding chorismate transformation enzyme, FkbO/Hyg5 family, translated as MSAAESLVLPARLHVDYQDTTPARALAGDDVLAVFGFGDQAPQHADPRYLRVGLQPQGPAPLEIWRGQGPVESGREGDIAWSQDGALQFGVIELDEGAVEADNGEIEVTSRRIYEQLVAFTRARGYPHLLRIWNYLDGITHGDGDAERYRVFCVGRARGLGEFDPHALPAATAVGRSDDVRRLLVYWLAARTPGTPLENPRQISAYRYPRQYGPQPPSFARGMLPSSAQVPLLISGTAAVVGHESRHAESVSAQLEETLVNLDTLLATAHALRPELPPHMGAGTVLKVYVREHDEMAAVAEQLRTRLDPQVRYVVLHAAICRRELRVEIDGSHGA; from the coding sequence ATGAGCGCGGCCGAATCGCTGGTGCTGCCGGCCCGGCTGCACGTGGATTACCAGGACACCACGCCCGCGCGCGCACTCGCCGGCGATGACGTGCTGGCGGTGTTCGGTTTCGGCGACCAGGCGCCGCAGCACGCGGACCCGCGCTACCTGCGCGTCGGCCTGCAGCCGCAGGGCCCGGCGCCGCTGGAGATCTGGCGGGGCCAGGGCCCGGTGGAGTCCGGTCGCGAAGGCGACATCGCGTGGTCGCAGGACGGCGCGCTGCAGTTCGGCGTGATCGAACTGGACGAAGGCGCGGTGGAGGCCGACAACGGCGAGATCGAGGTCACCTCGCGCCGGATCTACGAACAGCTCGTCGCCTTCACCCGCGCCCGCGGCTATCCGCACCTGCTGCGCATCTGGAACTACCTGGACGGCATCACCCACGGCGACGGGGATGCCGAACGCTACCGCGTGTTCTGCGTGGGCCGCGCCCGCGGCCTGGGCGAGTTCGATCCCCACGCCCTGCCCGCCGCCACCGCGGTCGGCCGCAGCGATGACGTCCGTCGCCTGCTGGTGTACTGGCTGGCCGCGCGCACGCCCGGCACCCCGCTGGAGAACCCGCGCCAGATCAGCGCCTACCGCTATCCGCGCCAGTACGGCCCGCAGCCGCCGAGTTTCGCCCGCGGCATGCTGCCCTCCAGCGCGCAGGTGCCGCTGCTGATCTCGGGCACCGCCGCGGTGGTCGGCCACGAGTCGCGCCACGCCGAATCGGTGAGCGCGCAGCTCGAGGAAACCCTGGTCAACCTGGACACGCTGCTGGCCACCGCCCATGCGCTGCGCCCGGAGCTGCCGCCGCACATGGGCGCCGGCACGGTGCTCAAGGTGTACGTGCGCGAGCACGACGAGATGGCCGCCGTCGCCGAGCAGCTGCGCACGCGGCTGGACCCGCAGGTCCGCTACGTCGTCCTGCACGCGGCGATCTGCCGCCGCGAGCTGCGGGTGGAGATCGACGGGTCGCACGGCGCTTGA
- a CDS encoding NAD(P)/FAD-dependent oxidoreductase, whose translation MTDQQHHGQADIPQGAHGAVQPPQVIQTDVLVIGGGPAGSTAATLLARKGWRVLMLEKDAHPRFHIGESLLPMGTPILEQLGVLDRVHAIGVVKRGADFPVNDERYNVFRFDRTLRPGAGYAFQVKREEFDQVLFENARENGVDARERVAVERVEFDPAGRPHVAHARTADGHALQVQARFVLDASGRDTLLGSQLKLKRRNALHASAAVFSHFRGVVRREGDDAGNVTICRHEHGWAWLIPLRDNVTSVGLVCSPELLKQRRGDTEAFLMRALDSIAPIKARMHGATRVAPVHATGNYAYECTRMHGPGWLMLGDAYSFVDPMFSSGVFLAMHGAQRGADAVDAALREPAREPALLRAFARHLDAGLDEFKWFIYRFTAPPMKRLFNDPRNLLRVEEAVVSMLAGDVFQARPVLWRLRVFRLIYALTALRLAPAALRSRLERRRAARTKFSGDTLHVAVDAEAGR comes from the coding sequence ATGACTGACCAGCAACACCACGGGCAGGCGGATATCCCGCAGGGCGCGCACGGCGCCGTCCAGCCCCCCCAGGTGATCCAGACCGACGTGCTCGTGATCGGCGGTGGCCCCGCCGGCTCCACGGCGGCCACCCTGCTGGCCCGCAAGGGCTGGCGCGTGCTGATGCTGGAGAAGGACGCCCACCCGCGCTTCCACATCGGCGAATCGCTGCTGCCGATGGGCACGCCGATCCTGGAGCAGCTGGGCGTGCTCGACCGCGTGCACGCGATCGGCGTGGTGAAGCGTGGCGCCGACTTCCCGGTCAACGACGAGCGCTACAACGTCTTCCGCTTCGACCGCACGTTGCGGCCGGGCGCCGGCTACGCCTTCCAGGTCAAGCGCGAGGAGTTCGACCAGGTCCTGTTCGAGAATGCGCGCGAGAACGGCGTGGATGCGCGCGAACGCGTGGCCGTCGAGCGTGTCGAGTTCGACCCGGCCGGCCGCCCGCACGTGGCCCACGCCCGCACCGCCGACGGCCATGCGCTGCAGGTGCAGGCGCGCTTCGTCCTGGACGCCAGCGGCCGCGACACGCTGCTGGGAAGCCAGCTCAAGCTCAAGCGCCGCAACGCGCTGCACGCCTCCGCGGCGGTCTTCAGCCATTTCCGCGGCGTCGTGCGCCGCGAGGGCGACGACGCCGGCAACGTCACCATCTGCCGGCATGAGCATGGCTGGGCCTGGCTGATCCCGCTGCGCGACAACGTGACCAGCGTGGGCCTGGTGTGCTCCCCGGAGCTGCTCAAGCAGCGCCGCGGCGACACCGAAGCCTTCCTGATGCGCGCGCTGGACTCGATCGCGCCCATCAAGGCCCGCATGCACGGCGCCACGCGTGTCGCGCCGGTGCACGCCACCGGCAACTACGCCTACGAGTGCACCCGCATGCACGGCCCGGGCTGGCTGATGCTCGGCGACGCCTACAGCTTCGTCGATCCGATGTTCTCCTCCGGGGTATTCCTGGCCATGCACGGCGCGCAGCGGGGCGCCGACGCGGTCGACGCCGCGCTGCGCGAGCCCGCCCGCGAGCCGGCGCTGCTGCGCGCGTTCGCGCGGCACCTGGACGCGGGCCTGGATGAGTTCAAGTGGTTCATCTACCGCTTCACGGCGCCGCCGATGAAGCGGCTGTTCAACGATCCGCGCAACCTGCTGCGCGTCGAGGAAGCGGTGGTGTCGATGCTGGCCGGTGATGTGTTCCAGGCGCGGCCCGTGTTGTGGCGCCTGCGCGTCTTCCGGCTGATCTATGCCCTCACCGCGCTGCGCCTGGCCCCGGCGGCGCTGCGCAGCCGGCTGGAACGGCGGCGCGCGGCGCGCACGAAGTTCAGCGGCGACACCCTGCATGTGGCCGTCGATGCCGAGGCCGGCCGATGA